A DNA window from Bubalus bubalis isolate 160015118507 breed Murrah chromosome 22, NDDB_SH_1, whole genome shotgun sequence contains the following coding sequences:
- the AQP4 gene encoding aquaporin-4 isoform X1 — protein MSDRPAERRWGKCGPLCTRESIMVAFKGVWTQTFWKAVTAEFLAMLIFVLLSLGSTINWGGAEKPLPVDMVLISLCFGLSIATMVQCFGHISGGHINPAVTVAMVCTRRISIAKSVFYIAAQCLGAIIGAGILYLVTPPSVVGGLGVTTVHGNLSAGHGLLVELIITFQLVFTIFASCDSKRTDVTGSIALAIGISVAIGHLFAINYTGASMNPARSFGPAVIMGNWENHWIYWVGPIIGAVLAGGLYEYVFCPDVELKRRFKEAFSKAAQQTKGSYMEVEDNRSQVETDDLILKPGVVHVIDIDRGEEKKGKDPSGEVLSSV, from the exons ATGAGTGACAGACCCGCAGAGAGGCGGTGGGG taagtGTGGACCTTTGTGTACAAGAGAGAGTATCATGGTGGCCTTCAAAGGGGTCTGGACACAAACTTTCTGGAAGGCAGTCACCGCGGAATTTCTGGCCATGCTTATTTTTGTCCTGCTCAGCCTGGGATCCACCATCAACTGGGGTGGAGCAGAAAAGCCACTACCTGTCGACATGGTTCTCATCTCCCTCTGCTTTGGACTCAGCATCGCGACCATggtccagtgctttggccacatCAGTGGTGGCCACATCAACCCCGCTGTGACGGTGGCCATGGTGTGCACCAGGAGGATCAGCATCGCCAAGtctgtcttctacattgcagCTCAGTGCCTGGGTGCCATCATTGGAGCCGGAATTCTCTACCTGGTCACGCCTCCCAGTGTGGTGGGGGGCCTCGGAGTCACCACG GTTCACGGAAATCTTAGCGCTGGACACGGTCTCCTGGTGGAGTTGATAATCACATTTCAGTTGGTGTTTACTATTTTTGCCAGCTGTGATTCCAAACGGACTGATGTCACCGGTTCCATAGCTTTAGCCATTGGGATCTCTGTTGCAATTGGACATTTATTTGCA ATCAATTACACTGGTGCCAGCATGAACCCCGCCCGATCCTTTGGACCTGCAGTTATCATGGGAAATTGGGAGAACCACTGG ATATATTGGGTTGGACCAATCATAGGAGCTGTCCTTGCTGGTGGCCTTTATGAGTATGTCTTCTGTCCAGATGTTGAACTCAAACGTCGATTTAAAGAAGCCTTCAGCAAAGCTGCCCAGCAAACAAAAGGGAGCTACATGGAGGTGGAGGACAACAGGAGTCAGGTAGAGACCGACGACTTGATTCTAAAACCCGGAGTGGTGCACGTGATCGACATTGACCGGGgtgaggagaagaaagggaaagacccATCTGGAGAGGTGTTGTCTTCAGTATGA
- the AQP4 gene encoding aquaporin-4 isoform X2 has translation MVAFKGVWTQTFWKAVTAEFLAMLIFVLLSLGSTINWGGAEKPLPVDMVLISLCFGLSIATMVQCFGHISGGHINPAVTVAMVCTRRISIAKSVFYIAAQCLGAIIGAGILYLVTPPSVVGGLGVTTVHGNLSAGHGLLVELIITFQLVFTIFASCDSKRTDVTGSIALAIGISVAIGHLFAINYTGASMNPARSFGPAVIMGNWENHWIYWVGPIIGAVLAGGLYEYVFCPDVELKRRFKEAFSKAAQQTKGSYMEVEDNRSQVETDDLILKPGVVHVIDIDRGEEKKGKDPSGEVLSSV, from the exons ATGGTGGCCTTCAAAGGGGTCTGGACACAAACTTTCTGGAAGGCAGTCACCGCGGAATTTCTGGCCATGCTTATTTTTGTCCTGCTCAGCCTGGGATCCACCATCAACTGGGGTGGAGCAGAAAAGCCACTACCTGTCGACATGGTTCTCATCTCCCTCTGCTTTGGACTCAGCATCGCGACCATggtccagtgctttggccacatCAGTGGTGGCCACATCAACCCCGCTGTGACGGTGGCCATGGTGTGCACCAGGAGGATCAGCATCGCCAAGtctgtcttctacattgcagCTCAGTGCCTGGGTGCCATCATTGGAGCCGGAATTCTCTACCTGGTCACGCCTCCCAGTGTGGTGGGGGGCCTCGGAGTCACCACG GTTCACGGAAATCTTAGCGCTGGACACGGTCTCCTGGTGGAGTTGATAATCACATTTCAGTTGGTGTTTACTATTTTTGCCAGCTGTGATTCCAAACGGACTGATGTCACCGGTTCCATAGCTTTAGCCATTGGGATCTCTGTTGCAATTGGACATTTATTTGCA ATCAATTACACTGGTGCCAGCATGAACCCCGCCCGATCCTTTGGACCTGCAGTTATCATGGGAAATTGGGAGAACCACTGG ATATATTGGGTTGGACCAATCATAGGAGCTGTCCTTGCTGGTGGCCTTTATGAGTATGTCTTCTGTCCAGATGTTGAACTCAAACGTCGATTTAAAGAAGCCTTCAGCAAAGCTGCCCAGCAAACAAAAGGGAGCTACATGGAGGTGGAGGACAACAGGAGTCAGGTAGAGACCGACGACTTGATTCTAAAACCCGGAGTGGTGCACGTGATCGACATTGACCGGGgtgaggagaagaaagggaaagacccATCTGGAGAGGTGTTGTCTTCAGTATGA